From the Brassica napus cultivar Da-Ae chromosome A8, Da-Ae, whole genome shotgun sequence genome, one window contains:
- the LOC106360424 gene encoding ABC transporter G family member 10-like, whose amino-acid sequence MELPVKAPVSGCRKISYKLETKNLSYRLYGNTSKFSNLCGLLNEKEEKVILKDVSCDARSGEITAIAGPSGAGKTTLLEILAGKVSQGKVSGQVLVNGRPMNGPEYRRVSGFVPQEDALFPFLTVQETLTYSALLRLKTNRKEAKAKVKKLMEELGLEHVADSRIGEGSRSGISGGERRRVSIGVELVHDPNVILIDEPTSGLDSASALQVVMLLKDMTIKQGKTIVLTIHQPGFRILEQINRIVLLSSGLVVQNGSVNSLYQKIKFFGHQIPRRVNVLEYAIDIAGSLEPVLTQSCREISCYGHGKTWKSNNAGREFHQPDSHSNSVLEEVQILGQRSCKNIFRTKQLFTTRALQASIAGLILGSIYLNVGNQKQEGRVLRTGFFAFTLTFLLSSTTEGLPIFLQDRRILMRETSRRAYRVLSYVLADTLIFIPFLLIISMLFATPVYWLVGLRRELDGFLYFSLVIWIVLLMSNSFVACFSALVPNFIMGTSVISGLMGSFFLFSGYFIAKDRIPVYWEFMHYLSLFKYPFECLMINEYRGDVFLKEQDLEESQKWSNLGIMASFIVGYRVLGFFILWYRCYKTKR is encoded by the coding sequence ATGGAGTTACCGGTGAAAGCTCCCGTTTCCGGTTGTCGGAAAATCTCTTACAAACTAGAAACCAAGAATCTATCGTATAGATTATATGGAAAcacttcaaaattttcaaatttatgtgGCTTGTTGAatgaaaaggaagaaaaggtTATCTTGAAGGATGTTTCTTGTGACGCAAGGTCCGGGGAGATCACTGCCATCGCGGGTCCTAGTGGAGCTGGGAAGACAACGTTACTAGAGATACTAGCTGGAAAAGTTTCTCAAGGGAAAGTCTCAGGGCAAGTGCTTGTCAATGGAAGGCCTATGAATGGTCCTGAGTACAGGAGGGTTTCAGGGTTTGTACCACAAGAAGATGCTCTGTTTCCATTTCTTACGGTGCAAGAAACACTGACGTACAGCGCACTCCTGAGGCTGAAGACGAACAGGAAAGAGGCGAAGGCCAAGGTGAAGAAGCTGATGGAAGAGCTCGGTCTTGAACATGTGGCGGATTCGAGGATAGGGGAAGGATCAAGATCTGGGATCTCTGGAGGTGAGAGAAGAAGGGTTTCTATTGGAGTTGAGCTTGTTCATGACCCTAATGTTATATTGATTGATGAGCCAACCTCTGGTTTGGACTCAGCTTCTGCTCTTCAAGTTGTGATGCTTCTCAAAGATATGACAATCAAACAAGGTAAAACCATTGTCCTGACGATTCACCAGCCCGGTTTTCGTATTCTCGAGCAGATAAACCGGATAGTGTTGCTCTCTAGTGGACTGGTTGTTCAGAACGGATCGGTTAATAGTCTTTATCAGAAGATCAAGTTCTTTGGTCACCAGATTCCTCGCCGTGTGAATGTCTTGGAGTACGCTATTGACATTGCAGGGAGCCTTGAACCGGTCTTGACGCAGAGCTGCAGAGAGATCTCGTGTTACGGTCATGGCAAAACATGGAAGAGTAATAATGCAGGAAGAGAGTTTCATCAACCTGACTCTCACAGCAACTCGGTGTTAGAGGAGGTGCAGATACTTGGGCAAAGATCTTGCAAGAACATCTTCAGAACCAAACAGCTGTTCACAACCAGAGCTTTACAAGCCTCCATAGCCGGTCTAATACTCGGTTCCATTTACCTGAACGTTGGGAATCAAAAGCAAGAAGGGAGAGTCTTGCGAACAGGGTTTTTCGCCTTTACCCTCACTTTCCTACTCTCTTCCACAACAGAGGGACTTCCAATATTCTTGCAAGACAGGAGAATCCTTATGAGAGAGACATCAAGAAGGGCTTACAGAGTTTTGTCTTATGTTTTAGCAGATACCCTCATCTTCATCCCCTTCCTGTTGATCATAAGCATGCTCTTCGCTACACCGGTTTACTGGCTGGTCGGTCTCAGAAGAGAGCTAGATGGGTTCCTCTACTTCTCGTTGGTGATCTGGATCGTTCTTCTCATGTCAAACTCCTTTGTTGCGTGTTTCAGTGCTCTTGTCCCAAACTTCATCATGGGGACATCAGTGATCTCAGGTCTCATGGGatctttcttcctcttctctggCTATTTCATCGCAAAGGACAGGATCCCGGTTTACTGGGAGTTCATGCATTATCTCAGCCTCTTCAAGTATCCATTCGAGTGCCTGATGATCAACGAGTATAGAGGAGACGTGTTCTTGAAGGAACAAGACCTGGAGGAGTCTCAGAAATGGAGCAATCTTGGAATCATGGCAAGTTTCATCGTTGGGTACAGAGTCCTTGGATTCTTCATCTTGTGGTATAGATGTTACAAAACAAAACGCTAG
- the LOC106360425 gene encoding protein DJ-1 homolog B, translating to MTCKNQRPHCYIPPMRSRHVRIMLVSLLHFHQTPLEKQKKESSMAFHCLNPITATPFSSTRLHRSTWRRTSRSFSVSATMASPAKRVLIPVAHGTEPFEAVAMIDVLRRGGADVTVASVENQVGVDACHGIKIVADALLSDVNDSVFDLIMLPGGLPGGETLKNCKPLENMVKKQDSEGRLNAAICCAPALALGTWGLLEGRRATCYPVFMEKLGATCGTAVESRVEVDGRIVTSRGPGTTMEFSVTLVEQLFGKEKAAEVSAPLVMRPNPGDEYTITELNQMNWSFDSTPQILVPIADGSEEMEAVAIIDFLRRAKANVVVAALGNSLEVVASRKVKLVADVLLDEAVKNSYDLIVLPGGLGGAEAFASSEKLVNMLKKQAESSKPYGAICASPALVFEPHGLLKGKKATAFPAMCNKLSDQSHIEHRVLVDGNLITSRGPGTSLEFALTIVEKFYGREKGLQLAKATLV from the exons ATGACGTGTAAAAATCAACGGCCTCATTGTTACATTCCACCAATGAGGTCGAGACACGTCAGGATAATGCTCGTTTCACTGCTTCACTTTCATCAAACTCCtttagagaaacaaaaaaaagagtcgTCAATGGCGTTTCACTGTTTAAACCCAATCACTGCCACTCCATTCTCCAGCACTAGACTCCATCGCTCAACTTGGAGACGAACTTCTCGATCCTTCTCCGTCTCCGCGACTATGGCTTCACCTGCTAAGAGA GTTTTGATTCCCGTTGCGCATGGTACGGAGCCGTTCGAAGCGGTGGCGATGATCGATGTGCTGCGGCGAGGCGGGGCGGATGTGACGGTGGCGTCCGTCGAGAATCAGGTCGGCGTTGATGCTTGCCATGGAATCAAGATTGTCGCCGATGCGCTTCTCTCTGATGTTAACGACTCCGTTTTCGACCTTATTATGCTCCCC GGAGGACTTCCTGGGGGAGAGACTCTTAAGAACTGTAAACCTTTAGAGAATATGGTGAAGAAACAAGACAGTGAGGGACGACTCAACGCTGCTATCTGTTGCGCTCCTGCGTTGGCGCTTGGTACTTGGGGTTTACTAGAGGGTAGAAGA GCAACATGTTATCCGGTTTTTATGGAGAAGCTTGGAGCGACCTGTGGCACAGCTGTTGAGTCAAGAGTGGAAGTAGACGGGAGGATAGTGACTAGTAGAGGGCCTGGAACTACCATGGAATTCTCTGTCACGCTTGTGGAGCAGCTGTTTGGGAAAGAGAAAGCTGCTGAAGTCTCTGCACCCTTG GTGATGCGCCCCAACCCTGGTGATGAGTACACAATTACCGAGCTTAACCAAATGAACTGGTCGTTTGACAGCACCCCACAG ATTCTTGTACCCATTGCAGATGGCTCAGAGGAAATGGAAGCGGTTGCTATCATTGATTTTCTGAGGCGGGCAAAAGCAAATGTCGTCGTTGCTGCGCTTGGTAACAGCTTGGAAGTGGTAGCATCTCGTAAAGTCAAGCTTGTTGCAGATGTGCTTCTCGATGAAGCTGTAAAGAATTCATACGATCTGATAGTGTTGCCT GGTGGTCTCGGTGGTGCTGAAGCATTTGCAAGTTCGGAGAAGCTAGTGAATATGTTAAAGAAGCAAGCGGAATCAAGCAAACCATATGGAGCAATTTGTGCCTCTCCTGCTCTGGTATTCGAGCCACATGGTTTACTCAAG GGCAAGAAGGCGACAGCGTTTCCAGCAATGTGCAACAAACTCTCGGACCAGAGTCACATCGAGCATAGAGTCTTAGTTGATGGAAACCTCATAACGAGCAGAGGTCCAGGAACCTCTTTGGAGTTTGCACTCACAATTGTAGAGAAGTTTTATGGGCGCGAGAAAGGACTTCAGCTCGCAAAGGCAACACTTGTGTAG
- the LOC106359455 gene encoding transcription factor TCP3 isoform X2 produces the protein MADEESNHHHSIHSAAEHGGCGEIVEVEGGHIVRSTGKKDRHSKVCTAKGPRDRRVRLSAPTAIQFYDVQDRLGLDRPSKAVDWLIMKAKSAIDNLAELPPWNPADTTRQAAANKPKRPKTVIPPPETGIHGGSGEETERHHQSSFLPASVSTPHYHPPPSSRANAQSQDLRLSLHSFQNGPAFADETEHALFSGQSNPLVFDSSTASCDQSPEFGKMQRLVTWNNGGAADSAAFGGGGFVFASPATTTSFQPQSQVFSQRGPLQSINTPMPPRAWFDPYHDHHHNHHHHPYHISPAIHQSAIPARYLSEEDGHGDKPSSASSDSRH, from the exons ATGGCTGATGAAGAATCCAACCACCACCATTCAATACATT CGGCGGCAGAACACGGTGGCTGCGGCGAGATCGTGGAGGTTGAAGGAGGTCACATTGTCCGATCAACAGGAAAAAAAGACAGACACAGCAAAGTCTGTACGGCCAAAGGACCACGTGACAGGCGCGTGAGGCTCTCAGCTCCAACGGCTATTCAGTTCTACGATGTTCAAGATAGACTCGGTTTAGATCGACCAAGCAAAGCTGTTGATTGGCTCATCATGAAAGCTAAATCCGCCATTGATAACCTCGCCGAGCTTCCTCCGTGGAACCCCGCCGACACAACCCGTCAAGCTGCTGCAAATAAACCCAAAAGACCCAAAACCGTAATTCCTCCGCCGGAGACGGGAATTCACGGTGGTTCCGGAGAAGAAACAGAGCGTCATCATCAGTCGAGTTTTCTCCCGGCGTCTGTTTCAACGCCGCATTATCATCCGCCACCGTCGTCACGAGCCAATGCACAAAGCCAAGATCTTCGTCTCTCGCTTCACTCCTTCCAAAATGGTCCTGCTTTCGCCGATGAAACAGAGCATGCTCTGTTCTCCGGCCAGAGCAATCCGTTAGTGTTTGATTCATCGACGGCGAGCTGCGACCAGTCGCCGGAATTTGGGAAAATGCAGAGACTTGTGACGTGGAACAACGGCGGAGCAGCTGACTCCGCCGCATTTGGTGGAGGAGGGTTTGTATTTGCTTCTCCGGCGACAACGACGTCGTTTCAGCCACAAAGTCAGGTTTTTTCTCAGAGGGGTCCCCTTCAGTCCATTAACACACCAATGCCTCCTCGTGCTTGGTTTGATCCTTaccatgatcatcatcataatcatcatcaccatccttACCATATTTCTCCGGCAATTCACCAATCAGCAATACCAGCACGGTATCTGAGTGAGGAAGATGGTCACGGCGACAAGCCCTCGTCTGCTTCATCTGATTCTCGACATTGA
- the LOC106360426 gene encoding malate dehydrogenase, mitochondrial: MFRSMLVRSSASAKQSLLRRSFSSGSVPERKVAILGAAGGIGQPLALLMKLNPLVSSLSLFDIANTPGVAADVGHINTRSQVVGYMGDDELAKALEGADLVIIPAGVPRKPGMTRDDLFNINAGIVKNLCSAIAKYCPHALVNMISNPVNSTVPIAAEIFKKAGMYDEKKLFGVTTLDVVRAKTFYAGKANVPVAEVNVPVIGGHAGVTILPLFSQATPQANLSGDVLTALTKRTQDGGTEVVEAKAGKGSATLSMAYAGALFADACLKGLNGVPDVVECSYVQSTITELPFFASKVRLGKNGVEEVLDLGPLSDFEKEGLEALKPELKSSIEKGVKFANQ, encoded by the exons ATGTTCAGATCTATGCTTGTCCGATCCTCCGCCTCGGCGAAGCAGTCGCTTCTCCGCCGCAGCTTCTCTTCCGGATCCGTCCCCGAGCGTAAAGTCGCCATCTTGGGAGCCGCCGGTGGAATCGGTCAGCCTCTTGCTCTCCTCATGAAACTCAACCCCCTCGTCTCAAGCCTCTCCCTCTTCGATATCGCCAACACACCCGGAGTCGCCGCTGACGTCGGCCACATCAACACCAGATCTCAG GTGGTTGGATACATGGGAGATGATGAGTTGGCGAAAGCTCTTGAAGGAGCTGACCTTGTTATCATTCCAGCTGGTGTCCCCAGGAAGCCTGGTATGACCCGTGATGATCTTTTCAACATCAATGCCGGCATTGTCAAGAACCTTTGCTCTGCCATCGCCAAGTACTGCCCTCAT GCACTTGTTAATATGATCAGCAACCCAGTGAACTCTACTGTTCCAATTGCAGCAGAGATATTTAAGAAGGCTGGTATGTACGATGAGAAGAAGCTGTTTGGTGTCACCACTCTTGACGTTGTTAGGGCCAAGACTTTCTATGCTGGAAAGGCTAATGTCCCTGTTGCag AAGTTAATGTTCCTGTGATTGGTGGTCATGCTGGGGTTACAATCCTCCCACTCTTCTCTCAG GCCACTCCCCAAGCTAACTTGTCAGGTGACGTGCTCACTGCCCTCACCAAGCGTACTCAAGATGGAGGTACAGAAGTTGTGGAGGCAAAAGCAGGGAAAGGTTCAGCTACATTGTCAATGGC GTATGCTGGAGCACTATTCGCTGACGCATGCTTGAAGGGACTCAATGGTGTTCCAGATGTAGTGGAATGCTCATACGTGCAGTCCACAATCACTGAGCTTCCTTTCTTTGCCTCAAAG GTGAGGTTGGGGAAGAACGGTGTTGAGGAGGTTCTTGATTTGGGGCCACTCTCTGACTTTGAGAAGGAAGGCTTGGAAGCATTGAAGCCGGAACTCAAGTCTTCCATTGAGAAGGGAGTTAAGTTTGCCAACCAATGA
- the LOC106359455 gene encoding transcription factor TCP3 isoform X1 — protein MADEESNHHHSIHSPSSPHPLGMRHQSVFSTAAEHGGCGEIVEVEGGHIVRSTGKKDRHSKVCTAKGPRDRRVRLSAPTAIQFYDVQDRLGLDRPSKAVDWLIMKAKSAIDNLAELPPWNPADTTRQAAANKPKRPKTVIPPPETGIHGGSGEETERHHQSSFLPASVSTPHYHPPPSSRANAQSQDLRLSLHSFQNGPAFADETEHALFSGQSNPLVFDSSTASCDQSPEFGKMQRLVTWNNGGAADSAAFGGGGFVFASPATTTSFQPQSQVFSQRGPLQSINTPMPPRAWFDPYHDHHHNHHHHPYHISPAIHQSAIPARYLSEEDGHGDKPSSASSDSRH, from the coding sequence ATGGCTGATGAAGAATCCAACCACCACCATTCAATACATTCGCCGTCGTCGCCGCATCCTCTCGGAATGAGACACCAATCAGTGTTTTCAACGGCGGCAGAACACGGTGGCTGCGGCGAGATCGTGGAGGTTGAAGGAGGTCACATTGTCCGATCAACAGGAAAAAAAGACAGACACAGCAAAGTCTGTACGGCCAAAGGACCACGTGACAGGCGCGTGAGGCTCTCAGCTCCAACGGCTATTCAGTTCTACGATGTTCAAGATAGACTCGGTTTAGATCGACCAAGCAAAGCTGTTGATTGGCTCATCATGAAAGCTAAATCCGCCATTGATAACCTCGCCGAGCTTCCTCCGTGGAACCCCGCCGACACAACCCGTCAAGCTGCTGCAAATAAACCCAAAAGACCCAAAACCGTAATTCCTCCGCCGGAGACGGGAATTCACGGTGGTTCCGGAGAAGAAACAGAGCGTCATCATCAGTCGAGTTTTCTCCCGGCGTCTGTTTCAACGCCGCATTATCATCCGCCACCGTCGTCACGAGCCAATGCACAAAGCCAAGATCTTCGTCTCTCGCTTCACTCCTTCCAAAATGGTCCTGCTTTCGCCGATGAAACAGAGCATGCTCTGTTCTCCGGCCAGAGCAATCCGTTAGTGTTTGATTCATCGACGGCGAGCTGCGACCAGTCGCCGGAATTTGGGAAAATGCAGAGACTTGTGACGTGGAACAACGGCGGAGCAGCTGACTCCGCCGCATTTGGTGGAGGAGGGTTTGTATTTGCTTCTCCGGCGACAACGACGTCGTTTCAGCCACAAAGTCAGGTTTTTTCTCAGAGGGGTCCCCTTCAGTCCATTAACACACCAATGCCTCCTCGTGCTTGGTTTGATCCTTaccatgatcatcatcataatcatcatcaccatccttACCATATTTCTCCGGCAATTCACCAATCAGCAATACCAGCACGGTATCTGAGTGAGGAAGATGGTCACGGCGACAAGCCCTCGTCTGCTTCATCTGATTCTCGACATTGA